A section of the Pirellulales bacterium genome encodes:
- a CDS encoding helix-hairpin-helix domain-containing protein has product MGLEKPAESAANRLLRRADQAAIAGLALFALAAISAYWISQAKLRGRLIDLDRSSRPAAAFRVDVNQADWPELIELPGLGETLARRIVAWRAAHGRFNSIDQLRAVSGVGPKRLESWRPYLRAIGPLTEQASLERDKGAQRP; this is encoded by the coding sequence ATGGGTCTGGAAAAACCGGCGGAATCGGCTGCGAATCGCCTTTTGCGTCGCGCGGATCAAGCGGCGATCGCCGGGCTCGCGCTGTTTGCGCTGGCGGCGATTTCGGCCTATTGGATTTCGCAAGCCAAATTGCGCGGCCGGTTGATCGATCTCGATCGCAGCAGCCGTCCGGCGGCTGCTTTTCGCGTCGACGTGAATCAGGCCGATTGGCCCGAGTTGATCGAATTGCCGGGGCTCGGCGAAACGCTGGCGCGGCGGATCGTCGCCTGGCGGGCCGCGCATGGCCGGTTCAATTCGATCGACCAATTGCGGGCAGTTTCGGGTGTCGGCCCGAAACGCCTGGAAAGCTGGCGCCCCTATCTGCGGGCGATCGGGCCGCTCACCGAGCAGGCCAGCCTGGAGCGCGACAAGGGCGCGCAGCGACCGTGA
- a CDS encoding response regulator transcription factor — MKERRPTVVLCDDHPIVSMSVQIRLETRGFHVLAAVPNAGLATAVCRAKRPDLLLMDIVMPGPDPFDAVVEIARHSSGTRILFLSGFPRDSLIDRALACGAAGFITKSEDFESLVIAMRHVLSGGEYRSPEVEQRLIRLSGKPAQSRLSTLSPREREMLRHLAEDRDPQQIGKLTGITPRQVQRYDRRIRGKLGIRGPAGLARFALQEGLLGGVPDDPLPAARPSAAQSRSSPSR; from the coding sequence ATGAAAGAGCGCCGTCCAACGGTCGTGCTCTGCGACGACCATCCGATCGTTTCCATGTCGGTGCAAATCCGCCTGGAAACGCGCGGCTTTCATGTGCTGGCCGCGGTGCCGAATGCTGGGCTGGCCACGGCGGTTTGTCGGGCGAAGCGGCCCGACTTGTTGCTGATGGACATCGTCATGCCGGGGCCGGATCCTTTCGATGCGGTGGTGGAGATCGCACGACATTCGAGCGGCACTCGGATCCTCTTCTTGAGCGGTTTCCCTCGCGATTCGTTGATCGACCGGGCGCTGGCTTGCGGGGCTGCCGGTTTTATCACGAAATCCGAGGACTTCGAGAGCTTGGTGATCGCGATGCGGCACGTGCTATCGGGCGGCGAATATCGTTCGCCGGAGGTGGAGCAGCGTTTGATCCGATTGTCCGGAAAGCCGGCGCAGTCGCGATTGTCGACGTTGAGCCCGCGCGAACGCGAGATGCTCCGCCATCTGGCCGAGGATCGGGATCCGCAGCAGATCGGCAAACTGACGGGGATAACGCCCCGCCAGGTGCAACGCTACGATCGCCGCATCCGCGGCAAACTGGGGATTCGCGGACCCGCCGGATTGGCCCGCTTCGCCCTGCAAGAGGGTCTGCTCGGTGGAGTGCCGGACGATCCATTGCCGGCAGCTCGGCCATCCGCCGCGCAATCGCGGTCGTCGCCCTCTCGGTAG